A window of Sagittula sp. P11 genomic DNA:
CATTCGGCGTCGCGCGTGGCGAGGTAGTCGTTCACCGTGACGATGTGCACGCCGCGCCCGGTCAGCGCGTTCAGGTAGGCCGGGAAGGTGGCGACCAGCGTCTTGCCCTCGCCGGTCTTCATCTCGGAGATGTTGCCCTGGTGCAGGAAGATCCCGCCCATCAGCTGCACGTCGAAGGCGCGCAGGCCAAGCGCCCGCCTCGCGGCCTCGCGGCAGTTGGCGAAGGCTTCCGGAAGGATGTGGTCAAGGCTTTCGCCCTTCGCCACGCGTTCCTTGAATTCGGCGGTTTTCGCGATCAGGCCGGCGTCGTCGAGCTTCTCGAACTCGGGCTCCAGCGCGTTGATCTTTTCCACCAGCGGGCGGGTGGTCTTGATCTTGCGGTCGTTCGGCGTTCCGAACACCTTGCGCGCGATTTTTCCCAACATGCCTGGTTACCTGTTCCCGGTTTCGTGTGCGGCATCTGCTTGCCCGCCTCGTACCGAGCCCATATGACAGGCTAGGAGACCGGCCACGCAGGGCCCTTGCGGCATGTAGTCGGCAGGCCGGAAAGTGTCAACGCCGCCCGCTATCACGGGACAGGCATCAGGAGGACGGTATGTCTAAAACCACGCAAGGTCGGGTCACTCTCACGCTCAGCACGGCGCTGCTTGCGCTGACGTTGGCGATGCCCGCGGCGGCGGAAAGCGCCGGACAGGGAGAGGAAACCACGACCGAAGGCCACTCGATGGATGCGACCGGGCAGGGCTCCGGCATGATGGCCGAAGGCGCGGCCGCTGAAGAGCCGGCCGAGGAGGCCGCCCCGTTCACCGCCGAAGACCTCGGGCGGGTCGTGGCGACGGTGGGCGGCACCGACATCACCGTCGGTCACATGATGGTCGCCAAGGCCAGCCTACCGCAGCAGTACCAGCAGATCCCCGACGCCCAGCTCTGGGACGGACTGCTGCAGCAGCTGATCCAGCAGGAGGTCCTCTCGCAGTCCAAGGACGCCGAGGAGACCGACCTCGTCCGGCTGTCGATGGAGAACGAGCGCCGCTCGCTGCTGGCGGCTGTGGCGATCACCACCGTGGCAGACCGCGCCGTGACCGAGGAAGAGGTGCTTGCGATCTACCAGCGCGACTACGTCGACGTGGAGCAGGGCAAGGAATACAACGCCTCGCACATCCTTCTGGAAACCAAGGAGGCCGCCGAGGAAGTGCTGGCCGAGGTCAAGGGCGGTGCCGACTTCGCCACCGTCGCGCGCGAGAAGTCGACCGGCCCCTCCGGCCCCAACGGCGGCTCGCTGGGCTGGTTCGGTGCCGGCATGATGGTGGAGCCCTTCCAGGTCGCGGTTGAATCGCTTGCCCCCGGCGACGTCACCGGCCCGGTGGAGACCCAGTTCGGCTGGCACGTCATCAAGCTGAACGAGACGCGGACCCAGGAAGCGCCGGAGCTCGAGACGGTGCGCGCGGAAATCGTGCAGCAGATCCAGCAGGATAAGGTAGAAGAACACATCGACTCGCTGATGCGGCAGATGGACGTCACCCGGATGCCGCAGGGCACCGTCGATCCGTCGATCCTGTCCGAGACGCAGCTTCTGGAGAACTGAGAATGCCGCCGAAGTCCCCGCTTGCCCCGGAAACCTTTCCGGACCTTCCCGTCATCGCGGGCGTGCGCCTGTCTGCCGTTGCGGCAGGGGTGAAATACAAGAACCGCACCGACGTGATGCTGGCCGTGCTCGATCCGGGCTCGGTCGTGGCGGGGGTCTTCACCCGCTCGGCGACGCGCTCCGCCCCGGTCCTCGACTGCCAGGCCAAGCTGGCGGGCGAGGGCGGTGAAGGTGCTGCGATCCTCGTGAACTCCGGCAACTCCAACGCCTTCACGGGCCGGGCCGGCGACGGCTCGGTCGCGGCCATATGCGCGGCGGTCTCCGCCGCCACCGGCCTCCCGGCGGAACGCGTCTTTACCGCCTCGACCGGCGTGATCGGCGTCCCGCTGCCTCATGACCGCATCATCGCGAAGCTCGACGAGGCGGTCTCCGCCCTCTCGGCAGAGGGCATCTCCGACGCGGCGGCGGCCATCATGACCACCGACACCTTCCCCAAGGGCGCTTCTGCCGAGGTTTCGGTGGGCGGCAAGACCGTGAAGATCGCCGGGATCGCCAAGGGCTCCGGCATGATCGCGCCCGACATGGCGACCATGCTGGTCTACATGTTCACCGATGCGAAGATCGGCCGCGCCGACCTGCAGAAAATCGTGTCTGAGGCCAACGCCCGCACCTTCAACAACATCACCGTGGACAGCGACACCTCCACCTCCGACTCCCTTATCATGGGGGCCACCGGGGCCTCCGGCGTCGATGTGACCGGCAATGCCGACTTCGCTGCGGCGGTGGAGGACGTGATGCGCGACCTCGCCCACCAGGTGGTCCGCGACGGCGAGGGCGCCACCAAGTTCGTGACTGTCACCGTGACGGGTGCGGCCACCGACGCCGACGCCCGCACGCATGCCCTGTCCATCGCCAACTCGCCGCTGGTCAAGACCGCCATCGCAGGTGAGGACCCGAACTGGGGCCGCATCGTGATGGCCGTTGGCAAGTCCGGCGCCGCCGCGGACCGCGACCGGCTGACCATCCGCTTCGGCGATGTGCTTGTCGCGGAAAAGGGCTGGGTCGCCGAAAGCTATGCCGAGGAACAAGGTGCGGCGGTGATGAAGCAGGCAGAGATCCCGATCAATGTGGACATCGGTCTGGGCACCGGCACCGCCACCGTCTGGACCTGCGACCTGACCCACGGCTACATCACCATCAACGCCGATTACCGCTCGTAATCCACCGAACCGGCGCCCGCTCCTTCATCTTGGCCGAAATACCTCGGACTCGTGGGGGGCTGGCCCCCCACGAGCCTGCGCCAAAGGGAGCGCCGCCCATGAAGATCGTCCTCGTT
This region includes:
- a CDS encoding peptidylprolyl isomerase, coding for MSKTTQGRVTLTLSTALLALTLAMPAAAESAGQGEETTTEGHSMDATGQGSGMMAEGAAAEEPAEEAAPFTAEDLGRVVATVGGTDITVGHMMVAKASLPQQYQQIPDAQLWDGLLQQLIQQEVLSQSKDAEETDLVRLSMENERRSLLAAVAITTVADRAVTEEEVLAIYQRDYVDVEQGKEYNASHILLETKEAAEEVLAEVKGGADFATVAREKSTGPSGPNGGSLGWFGAGMMVEPFQVAVESLAPGDVTGPVETQFGWHVIKLNETRTQEAPELETVRAEIVQQIQQDKVEEHIDSLMRQMDVTRMPQGTVDPSILSETQLLEN
- the argJ gene encoding bifunctional glutamate N-acetyltransferase/amino-acid acetyltransferase ArgJ encodes the protein MPPKSPLAPETFPDLPVIAGVRLSAVAAGVKYKNRTDVMLAVLDPGSVVAGVFTRSATRSAPVLDCQAKLAGEGGEGAAILVNSGNSNAFTGRAGDGSVAAICAAVSAATGLPAERVFTASTGVIGVPLPHDRIIAKLDEAVSALSAEGISDAAAAIMTTDTFPKGASAEVSVGGKTVKIAGIAKGSGMIAPDMATMLVYMFTDAKIGRADLQKIVSEANARTFNNITVDSDTSTSDSLIMGATGASGVDVTGNADFAAAVEDVMRDLAHQVVRDGEGATKFVTVTVTGAATDADARTHALSIANSPLVKTAIAGEDPNWGRIVMAVGKSGAAADRDRLTIRFGDVLVAEKGWVAESYAEEQGAAVMKQAEIPINVDIGLGTGTATVWTCDLTHGYITINADYRS